In the genome of Brachypodium distachyon strain Bd21 chromosome 3, Brachypodium_distachyon_v3.0, whole genome shotgun sequence, the window CGCTAGAAATCCAGCCTAATGAGATGCCAAAAGGTTTTGAAGAACTTTCCCGAGAAACCGTCCGGACCGGCAGCTTTATCAGCGGGAATGGCAGCCACCGCGGGCGTCCAGATCGGCAATGCCGAACCTGGAGTCAAGATCACCTGGCAGCAGCTTGGAAAGATTCAGGACGTCCCAATCAAAAGCAGCGCTGGCATCGGCATGAGAACAAATGGTCGCGTGGAAGTGAGCGGCCAGTGCATTTTCCTTCTCAGAGTGAGATGTGCAGATGAACACGACAATATTTACATAGACATTTACATAGGAATATGTCTTTGAACAGGAATCCAACAGTAAGTTACTGAaatctaaataaatataagttCAAGGACCTATAAATATaaatactactactactccctccgtccaacggTACGAGGCATATTAGGGTTCGGTTGACCAAGCCTtggaccacaaattacttcatgaatatgtgactaatgtgatcaaaatcataaccataaatAAATATCCTTGAGTAGGAGTATGATGGATACGAgtctatgtcatataattatatattgatagagtaatttgtggtcaagcATTAGTCAAAAGAAAGCTAATACGCCccctattgttggacggaggtagtattaaATAGGTAATTGGACCAAATCACAAATAGCCGATAACTtcgggcttttctgcaaaacggCCATCTTCCAGTGGAGGGGGGCGCGCGCAAGGGTATCGGGGTCCTGGGCTTGGGCCTCGTGGCCTTTCGGTCGCCCCAGGTCGGGCAGGGGGCATTGGCAGAGGAGTATAAAGGGGGGTGGGGGCGGgcggttagggttagggtttcccctgccccaaatcccgccgccgctgccccaaATTTCATCGTTGCCGCCGCCTGCGGCTTCCCCACCACCACACGCCGGTGCTTAGAGGGAGGATGGCCCCCGtcgttggaggaggagaggccgaGGGTCGTCGGGTTCCACCCGTCGGCGGCCGGACCGGCACGGTGTgcggccgtggcggccgcAAACTTGCGGATGAGGCACCACGCCTCCGGGTGAAGTCGTCGAggacctcgccgtcgtcggccgGTGGTGGAGCGGAgtcggcggccggaggcgcggggtcggcggcCGGTGGTGGAGCGGAGTCGGCgacgggagcggcggcgccgtgccgTCCCTCGTCAGGCGCAGTACAAcgacggcgggggcggagcGAGGGCGGCCACGAAGTCGTCTTCTTCACCAAGCATAAGCGGCGCCGAACTGGTCAATATCCAGTCCATGGACGGCGAGTACTCCggcaaggccggcggcgcagggACCGTCGGTGCGTCCGTGCTTGGACCGGCGCGGgtctccatggcggcggacCGGCGGCCGTGGCAGGCACGGCGTCCACCCGTGCGTGTCGAGCGTTGGCGAGGGGTCCACCGGTGACGAGActagcggcggcggtcacGGTAAGTTCCCCGGCGACGTGCTCCTTGGCCAAAGAACTCGAGGAGAGCAACGAAAACTAGGGGCAGATCATAGATCGCCATTGTTTTTcacatttcttttcttatctGTTGTTCTCGCTCTTTGTGTTGGAGAGAAGAACGTGACTGATAACGTGTTGTGAATGAATGATTGTGTGTTTGATTTCATTGATTGATGCTATATTTAtacaaagagaagagaagtcTGTACATTCACATACGTCCCAAAAATTGAGTACAGGCACTCGGTCAGGAAACAACCATTTTCAGTTATGGGCAGTTGCTAATTAACTGCTTTATTTGCTACTAATACTTAATCCTAATTGATCACATGCTAATTTAATATTAACACATGCTAGGGTACCAACTCGATCAGCTCATGTTGGACCACTCGTGTGATTGATGGTGACCAGCTCATGTTGGACCACTCGTGTGATCGATGGTGACGAGAATGATTCAGGTTGTGAGAGGATGCTAAAAGTCACGAATTGAGCCGGGGACGGTAGCGTCGTGGTCCGATGGGATATCTGGGACATGGAACATGCTGGGTCACTGGCGCAGGCGGGCACAGTTGGAGGTCGGGAGTTGCGTGGGTGGCCGTCGGATCGGAAGGGTCGAGTGggggggactctagtttcttTTGGGTAAAATAAAGCCACACTCAACCTGTCCAAATGAACGGCCTTGGTTTTTCAAGGTCATATACAAACTGGCCGCCAGCTGCTGGCAGAAAGTTCAAGCCATGCTAGCTGAAAACACGAATTTAGTTCAAacagcaaaataaaaaattgaaggCCAAAAGAATTTAGGACCAGCTTGGAGCCTTGGAGCACATCAACTTTCACAGAAATTTCACAGGAAAATTACACATCCATAGAACTCCTATCATCTGGCCCGAGCATAAAAGCAATACGATCAGTCCCAAGTCCAATGCAAACATCACTTGAAAGCATATGGTTCTGAGTTACACAATCTGGACACCATAGAGATGCAAAACCTTCAAAGAGACAGCCTATTCATCATCCATTTACAACATAAGCTACGCACACCACCATGCTGCATGCGCGTTATTGGTATCATTATTTCTCTAAGGTTACAGCTTCTCTGTGCTTCCTGCGATTTATGATTGACTGGCTGGCCAACAACCTTAGGAGATTGGTTTTATTCCCTGATTAGCATCTAATCCACGGAGGTCAACATCTCACACTGTGCACCAAACAACCTCCCATAATCTTTCAGATCAAGCGAGCTCACCTCGTCCCGCCGCCAAAACCAGTCCTCATACCTATACCACCGCAAGATGCCGTCATCTTGCAGCATCCGCTGGCACGCAACGCATTGTCTACTCTGGCAGTGGTGAAACTCCCGAAGCCGGGAAGCACTCTCAAGAGTTTTGTCATCTAGCTCATGAATCACTTGCCTCCGCCCATTTGCCGCGATCTCAAACAGAAGGCAGTGGGAAATATTCAGAACCTCAAGATGTTCCATTGACGTCAGTACACATTGCAGGGCATCCATTCTCACTTTTGAGCAACGAAGGCTCAAGACTTTCAGCTTTGGAAGGTAGGTGGATACTGCTAAAGCAAATGTGTGATCAAATGAACCCATGACCTTGAGTTCTTTAAAGTTCTTGCATCTCCTGGATAACTCCTCCATGATATAGGGAGGATGGCCAATTGTAGGCATAGTTAAGGACTCCAGCCTTTCCCACCTTTGAATGGCTAGGCATATTCCCATTTTTGTAATGCGGTTCCATGCTGGCATAACCAATCTTTTTATGTGAGGAAACCTGTTAATGACAGAAAAGTAGATAACCATTTACTGTTAACATTCCTCAATTCAAAATGACAGATCATAGAATTTAAGTGTCAAGAGTAATGATCAACTTAAAGCAGTTCTCAGAAAACATTCACTGGACCTCTAATAGATTGAATGGCAATAACCTATAAACAGACACACTAGTCTGTAATACTGACAGTGCATGACACAATGATTAAATACAATAATATCTAATCCAATCACAACTTATATTTAATCCCATCACAACTTTAAAGTCTAATGTTGATGCAACTAGACCGCTCGTCAAACCCACAGCTACACAAAGCACTTGTAAGTCAACTAACAGGATGAAAATCAGGTTATGAAATTTAATATAGGAGCTACATGTCATACACACATATGTGGGAATACAGAGACAAAATGTTCATACAACAAAAAGGCCAGCAAAGAGTAGTTACCTTTGTGAGATGTACTGCAGGTGTTCATCTTTCATGTACAAATTGTAATGGAATATCATACAATTAACATTTCCAAGGCTAATTGCAACAGCCAACCGCAATATTTTTGCAAGTCTCTTGTCAGACCTCTCATCGACCCAAATGTATGGGGATGCTCTTGTTTGGATGAAGTTGGATTTTAGTAGCCCAAAGTCAAGAGTGCCCCATATAAGTGGATCTGCACAGGCCATACGCCATAAGCGACAAACTTGAGATACTGGTGACAGCTCAACCAAGTTTAGCTCCTTAAATATCTTCACGAGGACATCAGTATCCATGTCCTCCCATCTTTTTCCCATCATATTGTTCTCTCCAGTTATTATCAAATCCTGCAAATCAACAAAAACACATCAATAAGTGGAAAACCAACTATGTGATTGGACATTTGTCATTTACATGGCAGTAATAAAAGTACATGTGCCCAACCATGAGTGTCTATGCAACACATATGAATGAGTAATTGAGTACACTCATGATACAATGAGACAAACATTTCAGAAAACCAACAGGAAATTGGTTCAATTATCATAAATTAAAACTTGTAAGATCAATacaataacaagaaagatcaAATATCAGGATCTTCTTTgcgcaacaaaaaaaaacaatcaggATCCTCTTACATCCAAAATAATGTGGTAGGTAACATCTTAAGTAATTGGACCACATTATATTACATGGGCTGAATTCCAAAAGTAAAACACAAGGTTAAACCAATCCCAATCAAACAATTAACTGCAATGAAACTCTGAATGCTTTTCTGACAAACCAAGTGGATCCCCAGGTAACGTCAGAAGCAATTGTCTTACTCGCAGGAATGAGGTGATTAACATTCTTTCACTACCGTCCATAATAGGGTGACACAATGCTGCCTGAGATCTAGCAGTGTTTTATCCATCAATCTTTCTACAGAAagcctagttttttttttacttagaTGCTGTAGAAATGTTGTTAGTTTTTGGTTAACAGCGATAATGGTGGCTTCCTATGTTCTGTATTATTTCCACAATACTGTGTGCTCCACTTGATACAGGAAAACGTACCATAGGTGTGCATAGAAACTAGGGAGATCTATCCAAGGGATGGTATCCAACATAGTTTTCCATTAAAGTAGGATTGAGAAAACAGATTGTGTAAGTTGAACATAACTAGTACAGAGTATGAAGTACAGTAATTCCACATTCTCCTTGAATCTCAGTGGATTCATGACCTTAGGAAGTAACAGAGTTTCACACTATATGAACCATTAAAGGCATTTGGCTATCCATTATTCTTAATACTAGCCAATAAATATGAAACATAGCAAATTCCAACTGGGTTCCAACccataaaaaatgttaaaCCTAGCAGTCTTGAATACGCATTCAAAGTATATATAAATTATAAGAAGACATGTATGGGTTTACTTACCAATCCTATATATAAATGAAACAAAGAAACATTAACAAGAGAATTCAGCTTTTCTGTTAAACAAGAAACATTAACAAGAGAATTCAGCTTTTCAGTTAAACAGAGAAATAGGAAGTGTGGTACTAATGTACAAAAGTAAACAACCATCTGTCCAAACAAGAAATTTAACTTTTCTGTTAACTCAGCCttcattcataaaaaatgataTTCAGTTGATGTCTCAAGAACTGAAATGAAACGAGAAATCTGATAACGCAAATGTAGGGTTACATGCAACAGTTGAGGAATTGCCTACTGAAGAAAGGTAGCCGCAACGGAATAGACAAGAAATGCACTAAACTAAAACTCCATTTCGTCCACACAGCAGAAAAGAAGTACGAGAATTATTTAAAAGAAAGGTCGGATCTATCGCCAGTAATCTACTGAACTCGTAGCGTGACACAAATGCTAAGCTTCTCTGACAACGATCGCACACACCCCTCGACGAGCCAGCAGCGAATGGATCCAAAGAACGCGCAAAGGGAATTCCTACAGCACGAGCGAGCAGAAAGGAGAGCATTAGCTGAACTTTCCTCTCCGGCGATACATCGAATCCTACGAGCACAAAACCGACACCCGAACCGACAGACTTAAACACATGAATCTCTAACCATTCTCTCCTAACCGCACAAAGTCCACAGGCTCCCCGGAACAATCCGTCACCACCACACCGACGCGAACGCAGGTACGCAACGGTCAGCCGAAGAACCAAACCATATCAACACGAATTACGGAGCACACAAAAACAGGGAATTCGCGGCTAATCGAGCAACACGAAAACCCGAACACGGCGCACGGATTCCGCTCGATTCCCGCGGAGAGGAACAGGGGAGGACTCGAAATCGATCAAGAATAGGAAACACAGAGAGTAAGGAAGCGAGAGCGAGGTATTACCCGGGTGGATCTCCAGGAGGAGAACGCGGGGCGACAAGAGCGCAGCCCCGGCCGCGGCTActccggaggaggagatcgagatcgcgctccgacggcggcggcggcgggtgggcacgggcggcggaggcctggTCGGGGTCGGGAATCGGGGGATGTCGCCCTGTCGGGCATGGGTCGCTCTCCCGACCCTCCTCGGCAGGGGCGAAGAGAACGGGGGCGAGGGAGGGGATGGGGAGCGTGCGCGTGGCCTATTGGTGACGTTAAGTATACAATTTCTTTCTTGGTTTGCATGTAATCTTTTTTATAGGAATCATTTATGACGAAGTTAATTACATTCCAATGATGCATTGGCTGGATCCGGTTAAAGCGTACGTCGGATTTTTCTGTAATTCTCGAACAATCTAGCTGCTGACAGTAGATAGTCTCAGCTTCCCAGGGACCGTTAGATTCGTCAGAGAAGATGGAcggcgcaggaggaggaaaaaggaagaaagtgagaagaagaggaacacCGGTGGACGCAATGCAAGTGGCAGAGAGCTTTTCCTGgcccttctttttctcctccCACGCGAGGAGACCGACAGAAGGCAGCATTCCCTCCTTTTCTTACCCTGCTGCAGTGAACACCTCGCACGACGACGTCAGCAGCGTGTCGCCGTCAATCTCTCACTCTCTGCAGCCTGCCTTGCTTTCCCGAGGAGGTCCTTCTTTCCTTCCTAGATCTGCCTGCCAGTGCCAGTGCCAGGTGATGGTGACAAAAAGGTAAGCTGTTTTCGCTCGCTTCTTTCTCTGCCAGATAACAATCTGCTTTTGCGTGATGCGTTTGAGAACCTCGTACCGCTGTCAATGTAAGGCTGCGACGGAAAACCTTGCCGTCAGACGCCGCAGGAAAAGTATGTGCAGGGCAGGCGAGTCAAACCAGCTATTTCACACGTCACCGAGGCTTTTCACGCTGCTACGCGCTTGCACGGGCTGTTTCGCATAGATTTTGCATTTCGATTGTCCCGTGGGTTTATTCGTTGGAAAAGATGCATGACTATTTAATACGTCTAGCAGATTATTTTACGTCCTGGCCTACTATATGTGATTATATTTTGGGGGGAGAGAGTGTTTTATTTATTGACAAGATCAGAGATTACAACTGCGGTTACAATGAAGTCACTGCACCTAGCCGTTCCGGTCACTCCTTACAGAATCAATTTCGTTGCATATGCTCCACAATCTCCCCGGGTAGCTACAAGCTACTTGTATCTTTGCATTTGCCTCCGTGATGGTCTCATTTCACTGTAAGAGATGCTAAAGAGAAGGGTAGCTTTTACTCTCTCTCCTATAAGGCCCTCGATTACGGTACAATTGTAGTATCTGAATTCACGCACTCACACACGCCACACTACCCCTAGTGCGTAAGTTACAACTAGAATCTATACCTATTACCCGTACACTAGATTTTCAAAGCCGCCACTGACTCTGTCGGCAACGAACACGTTGCATTACCACTAAGTAGCAAGCAAGTGAGGCCAGAATACAAGGGTATCACAAACCCGGGTGAGACATGCGAATATGAGTTATACGggacactactacaaaacaccTCATCAGCAACGGGCAAAAAATGACATCACTGACGGTCAGGACGTCCGCCACAACATTTCTGCTAGTAATGAGGTGCTCGTCAGTGACGGGTAGGccacccgttactgatgtggcGCCTCATGCCCGACATTGATAGGGAAtttgagaaaataaaaaaaaactagg includes:
- the LOC100828504 gene encoding F-box/LRR-repeat protein At3g48880, whose product is MMGKRWEDMDTDVLVKIFKELNLVELSPVSQVCRLWRMACADPLIWGTLDFGLLKSNFIQTRASPYIWVDERSDKRLAKILRLAVAISLGNVNCMIFHYNLYMKDEHLQYISQRFPHIKRLVMPAWNRITKMGICLAIQRWERLESLTMPTIGHPPYIMEELSRRCKNFKELKVMGSFDHTFALAVSTYLPKLKVLSLRCSKVRMDALQCVLTSMEHLEVLNISHCLLFEIAANGRRQVIHELDDKTLESASRLREFHHCQSRQCVACQRMLQDDGILRWYRYEDWFWRRDEVSSLDLKDYGRLFGAQCEMLTSVD